In the genome of Mesosutterella faecium, the window TCGCATACCGCACCTGAGCTCCGGAGGAGCCGCCGGCCGCATAGGCCGCGGTTCCGGTCGCAAGCGACAGCACAACGGCTGCGCAGGCCACTAAAACGGGTTTTGCGCGGAACATCATAAATTTCTCTCCTTAAAAATCATTTGAAATTTCAGGCTGTCCGTTTCCTGCGGCAGCCCCCGTCCTGCATGGGGAAAATTCTCCGGCGCGCCCGCCCGAGAAAACAGAGAGAAATTCACTGCCAGATTTGCAAAATAATAAAATTATTTTTTCTTTATTCTCAAAATGAGGGTCATTTCTTTCCAAACCGTTGAAAATACAGCGTCTGGCATTCAAATAAAGGTAAAAATAAAAATTTTAATATTGAATATTCCGCAAGCATTCAGCCTCCTTTTGCCATGGAAGCGGGGCCGAGCCACTTCCGCGAGGGCTCAGGGCGGCGGGGCACGCACAAGCTTCATGAATGGCGGAAAATAAAGTCCCGTATACGAGCAAGCGACCATGAGCACTCACGAGCCTATTTCACCGGGACTGACCACCGCCTCGCACTGGGGCGTCTTCCGCGCCTGGCCCCAGGCGGGGAAAATCGGCGCCGCCGCCCTCAAGTGCGACCGGCGCGGAATCCCGAACCTTCGCGCGGTCACGGAGCTGCCCTTTCTTGAAAACCGGATCCGCACGCCCGCCGCACGGGCCTCCTTTCTGGAAAAGCGGGCCGGCTACACCCACCTGCGGGGCGAGGACCGCTGGGTGGCGCTCTCCTGGCCCGAGGCGCTTGATCTGGCCGGCTCCGAGATCAACCGGATCTATGACCTCTACGGCCCCTCGGCCGTCTTCGGGCACTCCTACGGCTGGAAGTCCTCAGGGGCGCTGCACGCCCCGGCCGCCCTCATCCGGCGGATGCTCGCCCTGCGGGGCGGGTACGTGAGGGGCGAGAACAACTACTCGAACGCCGCGATGCGGAAAATCCTCCCTTACGTCGTGGGCCAGAAGCACCTGCGGCCGCAGTGCCTCGAGGTGATCGCGGAGCACACCGAGCGGCTCGTCTTCTGGGGGGCGGACCCCGAGGTCACAAACGAGATCGACTGGTTTTCGACGGTACACTCGTCCGAACCGGCCTGGGAAAAGATCGAGCAGAGGGCCCGCTCGGGGGCCCTGCGCACTTTTGCCGTGAACCCTGTGCGGCCGCTTTCGGCCCGGCGCTTTGCCTCCGAGTGGCTGCCCGTGAGGCCCGGAACCGACGCCGCGCTGATGCTCGCGATGATCCACGTGCTCGACGAAGAGAACCTCTGCGACCGGGATTTTCTCCGCACCCACGTGCACGGGCTCGAGGCTTTCCTCGACTACGTGCGGGGCAAAGACGACGGCTGCCCGAAGAGCCCGGACTGGGCCGCTCCGATCTGCGGCCTCCCCGCGGAGACGATCGCGCGGTTCGCCCGCGAGCTCGCCGCCCACAGGACCTTCCTGATGCTCGGCTGGGGGCCGCAGCGGGCGCGCTTTGGCGAGCAGTTCCACTGGGCGGGCTTTGCCCTTGCCGCCTTCCTGGGGCAGATGGGGCTGCCGGGCGGCGGCGTCTCGGGCGAGAACCACACGGGCGACGGCGGCGCTCCGGAAAGCGCCGGCCCCTGGGTCGAGAACCTCCCGGTCCCCCAAAGCGCCGCGCCCTGCCCCGTGATCCCAACCGCGCGCTTCGCCGACTGCCTGCGGCACCCGGGCCGCACGATCGACTTCAACGGGCGGCGCTGCACCTACCCCATGCTGCGGCTCATGCTCTGGGGCGGGGGGAACCCCTTCGCCCACCAGCCCGACTCGCTCGGGCTCTACCACGCCTGGCGCTCCCAGCAGCTCGAGGCCGTGATCGTCTGCGACACGCACTGGAGCGCGACCGCCAAAATGGCCGACATCGTGCTCCCCGCCTGCACGTTCTTCGAGCGAAACGACATTTCGGGCGTGGGCGAGTACTCGAGGGACGGGATCGCCGCGATGCACCGGATCATCCCCCCGATGTACGACTCGCGCACCGACTACTGGATTTTCTCCGAGCTCGCGGAAAGGCTGGGCGTGGGGAAGGCCTTCACCCAAGGGCTGGATGAAGAGGGGTGGCTGCATCGTCTCTACGGGGAGGCGGCCGGCCGGGCCCGGGAAAGCGGGCTCACGCTCCCCTCCTTCAACGCGTTCTGGGAAAAGGGCTGGGTCCCCTTCCCGGTTCCGGAGAAAGCCCGCGGCTTCGTCGACTTCGCCCTCTTCCGCGAGGACCCGGAGCGGCACCCACTGCCCACGCCTTCCGGGCGCATCGAGCTCTTTTCGGAAAAGATCGCCTCCTTCGGCTACGGGGACTGCCCGCCGCACCCCGCCTGGCTCGACCCCGCCCCGGAGGATCCCCGCGTGCGGAGCCGCTTTCCGCTGCGGCTCGTGAGCCCGAAGAGCCGCTTCAGGCTGCACAGCCAGCTCGATCCCTGCCCGAGAAAGGACCGGGGGCCCTCGGACCCCGAGTGGCTGCGGATCCACCCGCGGGACGCCCGCGCCCGCGCCATCGCCCAGGGCGACCTCGTGCTCGCCCGCAGCCCCCGCGGCGCCCTTCTCGCCCGGGCCTCGGTCACGGAGGACGTGATGGAGGGCACGGTCGCGCTCGCGCACGGCGCGTGGTTCGAGCCGGAGTGGGTGGGCGACGAGCTCCTTGACCTCCACGGCTCCTCCAACACGCTCACGGAGGACGTCCCCACCTCGGCGCTTGCCTGCGGGAACACCGCCTCGGCCTTCGATGTCGAAGTCTGCCGCTGCCGCGAGCAGGACTTCCCCTTCAGGCCCTTCGCTCACCCGCTCCCCGGGGGACCGGCCCACTGAAAAAGGCGCACGCTCTCCGCCCCGGCGGGCGCCCCGGGGCGGCGTCCCCGCCCCGCCCGCCCGGGGCGATAATTTGAAGGTTTCGGAACTTTCATTTTTTCCCCGCACAAAGGAGCTCTCCCTTGAAGGATCTGAAGAAAAACTGCCGCGCCGCGGTCATTCAGTGCGCCCCCGTGCTTTTTGACAAGGAGGCCTCAGCCCGCCGGTGCGCGGAGCTGATCGGCGAGGCCGCCAAGGAAAAGCCCGACCTCATCGTGCTCCCGGAGCTCATCGTGCCGGGCTACCCCTACGGCATGACCTTCGGCTTCACGGTGGGCAGCCGAAAGGAGCCGGGCAGGCGCGACTGGCTGCGCTACGCGAAGAACTCGGTCCTCGTGCCCGGCCCCGAAACGAAGCTCTTTGGCGAGGCGGCCCGCGCCGCCCGCGCCTGGGTGAGCGCCGGGATCTCGGAACGCGACCCGGTGACCGGAACCCTCTACAACAGCAACGTGATCTTCGCGCCCGACGGGAGGCTCGCCGCCCTGCACAGGAAGCTCAAGCCCACGGGCGCGGAGCGGCTCGTCTGGG includes:
- a CDS encoding molybdopterin-dependent oxidoreductase; translation: MSTHEPISPGLTTASHWGVFRAWPQAGKIGAAALKCDRRGIPNLRAVTELPFLENRIRTPAARASFLEKRAGYTHLRGEDRWVALSWPEALDLAGSEINRIYDLYGPSAVFGHSYGWKSSGALHAPAALIRRMLALRGGYVRGENNYSNAAMRKILPYVVGQKHLRPQCLEVIAEHTERLVFWGADPEVTNEIDWFSTVHSSEPAWEKIEQRARSGALRTFAVNPVRPLSARRFASEWLPVRPGTDAALMLAMIHVLDEENLCDRDFLRTHVHGLEAFLDYVRGKDDGCPKSPDWAAPICGLPAETIARFARELAAHRTFLMLGWGPQRARFGEQFHWAGFALAAFLGQMGLPGGGVSGENHTGDGGAPESAGPWVENLPVPQSAAPCPVIPTARFADCLRHPGRTIDFNGRRCTYPMLRLMLWGGGNPFAHQPDSLGLYHAWRSQQLEAVIVCDTHWSATAKMADIVLPACTFFERNDISGVGEYSRDGIAAMHRIIPPMYDSRTDYWIFSELAERLGVGKAFTQGLDEEGWLHRLYGEAAGRARESGLTLPSFNAFWEKGWVPFPVPEKARGFVDFALFREDPERHPLPTPSGRIELFSEKIASFGYGDCPPHPAWLDPAPEDPRVRSRFPLRLVSPKSRFRLHSQLDPCPRKDRGPSDPEWLRIHPRDARARAIAQGDLVLARSPRGALLARASVTEDVMEGTVALAHGAWFEPEWVGDELLDLHGSSNTLTEDVPTSALACGNTASAFDVEVCRCREQDFPFRPFAHPLPGGPAH